The following nucleotide sequence is from Candidatus Deferrimicrobiaceae bacterium.
GGAAGGCCTCTCCTTCGCCACCCACGGGGAGGAACTAGGGCTGCTTGCCGGCTGGGGATTCCCGGTCAACTGGGCAGGGACACGACTTTGCCGCGATATCGGGGAGGTGATCGAATTCTACCGCTCCATGGAGAAGGGCAAAGACACCCTTCCCTTCGAGGTGGACGGTGTCGTCGTCAAGGTGAACGACCGGAATCTCCAGCGGGAGATGCGGGAGGTCTCCCGCTCCCCGAGGTGGGCCGTCGCGGCCAAGTTCTCGCCCGACCGGGCCGAGACGACCGTTACGGACATCATCGTGAGCGTCGGCCGGACGGGGACGCTCACCCCGGTGGCGATCCTCTCCCCGGTCAACGTCCGCGGCGTGACGGTCCGGCGGGCCACGCTCCACAACCAGGACCTCTTGGACGAGAAGGACATCCGCATCGGGGACCGGGTCGTGATCCAGCGGGCCGGCGACGTGATTCCGGAGGTGGTCGAGTCGATTACCGCGAAACGGGGGGACCCGGGCAGGGGAAAGTCTTTCCGAATACCGGCAAGCTGCCCGGTATGTTCCTCCCCCGTCGAGCGGGTGCCGGGGGAGGCCGCTCACCGGTGCACGGGGAAAGGATGCTCCGCGAAACGGAAGGAATCGCTTCGCCACTTCGTCTCCAAGGACGCGTTCGACATCGAGGGATTGGGGACGAAAATCCTCTCCGCGCTGGTGGACGGAGGACTGGTGTCCGAACCGGCCGATCTGTACGCCCTGGACCGCGCAACCCTCGCCGGAAGGGAGCGGCTGGGGGAGAAGTCGGCCGACAACCTCGTGCGCGCGATCGAGAATAGCCGCACCCCCACCCTGGCCCGGTTCCTGTACGGTCTGGGGATCAAGCACGTCGGCCGGCACCTGTCGGAGGTGCTTGCGCGCCATTTCGGCGCGATCGACGCGGTCCGTGCGGCGACCCCGGCGGAGTTCATGGAGATCCACGAAATCGGTCCCGAGGTGGCGCAGAGCGTCTCCGCGTTCTTCTCGTCGGAGGAGGGGAAGCGCACCGTGGACCGGCTCCTCCGCGAGGTGA
It contains:
- the ligA gene encoding NAD-dependent DNA ligase LigA gives rise to the protein MTRASAESRIEELRKRIRYHNERYYRDDAPEISDAEYDALFRELTELEEVHPERFDPDSPTQRVGAQPVESFGTIVREVPMLSLQNAFGEDELRDFDVRVKRFLKGRGIPESAVDASGYVAEVKIDGLAVELTYERGRFLRGATRGDGVRGEDVTGNLRTIRDVPLEIPRKKTAVDPHSSRAIRKGPPPILDVRGEVYMDRRDFEEMNRGRERRGESTFANPRNAAAGSVRQLDPRVTASRRLSLWVYGTGRGEGLSFATHGEELGLLAGWGFPVNWAGTRLCRDIGEVIEFYRSMEKGKDTLPFEVDGVVVKVNDRNLQREMREVSRSPRWAVAAKFSPDRAETTVTDIIVSVGRTGTLTPVAILSPVNVRGVTVRRATLHNQDLLDEKDIRIGDRVVIQRAGDVIPEVVESITAKRGDPGRGKSFRIPASCPVCSSPVERVPGEAAHRCTGKGCSAKRKESLRHFVSKDAFDIEGLGTKILSALVDGGLVSEPADLYALDRATLAGRERLGEKSADNLVRAIENSRTPTLARFLYGLGIKHVGRHLSEVLARHFGAIDAVRAATPAEFMEIHEIGPEVAQSVSAFFSSEEGKRTVDRLLREVTIRLGHPREGKVSGKTFLITGTLGMPRAKVQEIVRREGGAVAAGLSRKVDFLVAGADPGSKLAKAREMGIPVISEKELLRMTGEAEG